Proteins encoded within one genomic window of Flavobacterium sp. NG2:
- a CDS encoding DUF6036 family nucleotidyltransferase → MLHEILNIWKEFNANHLRYLTIGGLAVNIYGYTRNTGDIDILIEDTLENRKNLRKAFAAIGIGDFSSIETMQFVPSFTDFTISYGLRLDVMTSIKGLESENFEDLLNKATIVTLEEVPVYFLDYDSLIKAKKATNRPKDILDIEELGKLNNEGQ, encoded by the coding sequence ATGCTTCACGAAATTTTAAATATCTGGAAAGAGTTCAATGCAAATCATTTACGCTATTTAACCATTGGTGGATTAGCAGTTAATATTTACGGTTATACAAGAAATACTGGCGATATTGATATTTTGATTGAAGACACTTTGGAGAACAGGAAAAACCTTCGTAAGGCTTTTGCTGCGATTGGAATAGGGGATTTTTCATCTATTGAAACGATGCAGTTTGTTCCTAGTTTTACTGATTTCACTATTTCTTATGGCTTGCGATTGGATGTGATGACTTCTATTAAAGGTCTAGAGAGTGAAAATTTTGAAGATTTGTTAAATAAGGCGACAATTGTAACCTTAGAAGAAGTGCCCGTTTATTTTTTGGACTATGATAGTTTAATAAAAGCAAAGAAAGCAACCAACAGACCTAAAGATATTTTAGATATTGAAGAGTTAGGGAAATTAAATAACGAAGGGCAGTAA
- a CDS encoding DUF4834 family protein, with protein sequence MIMQTASFIGFMRTLFYIIAFYYVFKYLVRLFLPYIMKKVVEKAGNSFQQQQQTQDTSWNRTRSGDEIYYNPRESKNPRETKKVGDYVDYEEID encoded by the coding sequence ATGATTATGCAAACAGCTTCGTTTATAGGTTTTATGAGAACGTTATTTTACATTATAGCTTTCTACTATGTTTTTAAATATTTGGTTCGATTGTTTTTGCCTTATATTATGAAAAAAGTAGTTGAAAAAGCGGGAAATAGTTTTCAGCAACAACAACAGACACAAGATACTTCGTGGAACAGAACACGCTCAGGAGACGAGATATATTACAATCCTAGAGAGTCTAAAAACCCAAGAGAAACTAAAAAAGTAGGAGACTATGTTGATTATGAAGAAATAGATTAA
- a CDS encoding transporter — MNLFKTALLLAFISNPIVQYGQHTDEINSNRPGKSMSAFAVGKTVFQVETGVYGIQESHDLLNFDANGFGVDMSVRYGAVHEKLEFIADLQYQYENVITRTVETNKSALKQTVLGAKYLIYDPFKGYEKKINVYSWKANRRFNWHQLIPAVSVFAGANFTFSNNPYHFSPNASISPKAMLITQNHLGDGRWVFVTNIIADYIMSDFPSYGYVLTLTRGFNQKWSGFVENQGFKSDFYSDAIVRGGAAYLINKSMQIDASISTNFKTTPSILFGGIGFSWRYDATYKDVIINLDNGDSKKAVRRAKKTKKG; from the coding sequence ATGAATCTTTTCAAAACTGCTTTATTACTTGCCTTTATATCCAATCCAATTGTTCAATACGGTCAACATACTGATGAAATCAACTCTAATAGACCCGGTAAATCAATGTCGGCTTTTGCCGTAGGAAAAACTGTTTTTCAAGTAGAAACTGGTGTTTATGGTATACAAGAGAGTCATGATTTATTAAATTTTGATGCCAACGGTTTTGGAGTCGATATGAGTGTTCGTTATGGTGCAGTTCACGAAAAACTAGAATTTATAGCTGATTTGCAATACCAATATGAAAATGTAATTACCCGAACTGTAGAAACCAACAAATCTGCCTTAAAACAAACTGTATTAGGAGCTAAGTATTTAATCTACGACCCTTTCAAAGGATACGAAAAGAAGATTAACGTGTACAGTTGGAAAGCCAATCGTAGGTTTAATTGGCACCAATTAATCCCAGCCGTTTCCGTTTTTGCTGGAGCTAATTTTACTTTTTCTAACAATCCGTATCATTTTTCACCCAATGCGAGTATTTCGCCAAAAGCCATGTTGATTACTCAAAATCATCTTGGTGATGGCCGATGGGTTTTTGTAACCAATATCATTGCTGATTATATAATGAGTGATTTCCCTAGTTATGGCTACGTGCTTACATTGACTAGAGGTTTCAACCAAAAATGGTCTGGTTTCGTCGAAAACCAAGGCTTTAAGAGTGATTTTTACAGCGATGCTATCGTTCGTGGTGGAGCAGCTTATTTGATAAACAAAAGCATGCAAATAGATGCTTCGATTAGTACCAACTTCAAAACGACCCCTTCCATCCTTTTTGGCGGAATCGGTTTTTCCTGGAGGTATGACGCTACCTACAAAGACGTTATTATAAACCTAGACAATGGCGATTCAAAAAAAGCAGTTCGAAGAGCTAAAAAGACTAAAAAAGGCTAA
- a CDS encoding aminotransferase class I/II-fold pyridoxal phosphate-dependent enzyme — protein sequence MVKDLFERIQNNKGPLGKWASQAEGYFVFPKLEGELGPRMKFQGKDILNWSLNDYLGLANHPEVRQADTDAAIQYGAAYPMGARMMSGHTTYHEQLENELADFVMKESAYLLNFGYQGMVSIIDALVTKNDIIVYDVDSHACIIDGVRLHMGKRFTYKHNDLESMEKNLQRATKMAEETGGGILFITEGVFGMRGQQGKLKEIVAMKQKYNFRLLVDDAHGFGTLGKTGAGAGEEQGVQADIDVYFSTFAKSMANIGAFVAADKDVIDYLKYNLRSQMFAKALPMIQTIGSLKRLELLRKSSEIKDKLWVNVNALQNGLKEKGFNIGDTNTCITPVYLEGSIPEAMVMVNDLRENYGIFLSIVVYPVIPKGIILLRMIPTASHTLADIDETLVAFEAIREKLVSGTYKEIASRTKVDLDA from the coding sequence ATGGTAAAAGATTTATTTGAAAGAATTCAGAACAATAAAGGACCATTAGGAAAATGGGCTTCGCAGGCAGAAGGATATTTTGTATTTCCAAAATTAGAAGGTGAGTTAGGGCCAAGAATGAAGTTTCAAGGGAAAGACATCTTGAACTGGAGTCTGAATGATTATTTAGGATTAGCAAACCACCCTGAGGTGCGTCAAGCGGATACAGATGCTGCTATTCAGTACGGTGCTGCATACCCAATGGGGGCTCGTATGATGAGTGGTCACACGACTTACCACGAGCAATTAGAAAATGAATTGGCTGATTTCGTTATGAAAGAGTCGGCTTATTTATTGAATTTTGGATACCAAGGTATGGTGTCTATCATTGATGCATTGGTTACTAAGAACGATATCATTGTATATGACGTGGATTCGCACGCTTGTATCATTGATGGTGTTCGTTTGCATATGGGTAAACGCTTTACTTACAAGCACAACGACCTTGAAAGTATGGAGAAAAACCTGCAACGTGCTACTAAAATGGCTGAGGAAACAGGAGGAGGAATCCTTTTTATTACTGAAGGTGTTTTTGGGATGCGTGGTCAACAAGGGAAGTTGAAAGAGATTGTTGCGATGAAGCAAAAATACAATTTCCGTTTGTTAGTGGATGATGCACACGGTTTTGGTACACTTGGAAAAACAGGTGCTGGAGCAGGTGAGGAGCAAGGAGTACAAGCGGATATCGATGTGTATTTCTCTACTTTTGCTAAATCTATGGCGAATATTGGAGCTTTTGTTGCCGCAGATAAAGATGTTATTGATTATTTGAAATACAACTTACGTTCGCAAATGTTTGCAAAAGCATTGCCAATGATTCAAACTATTGGTTCATTGAAACGTTTGGAGTTGTTGCGTAAATCATCTGAGATTAAAGATAAACTTTGGGTAAACGTAAATGCGTTGCAAAATGGTTTAAAAGAAAAAGGATTCAATATTGGAGATACGAACACTTGTATCACACCAGTGTATCTTGAGGGAAGTATTCCTGAGGCCATGGTGATGGTAAACGATTTGAGAGAGAACTACGGTATCTTCTTGTCAATCGTAGTGTATCCTGTGATTCCAAAAGGGATTATCTTATTGCGTATGATTCCAACAGCTTCACATACTTTGGCTGATATTGACGAAACTTTAGTAGCTTTTGAAGCGATTAGAGAGAAGTTAGTAAGCGGTACGTATAAAGAAATCGCTAGTAGGACTAAGGTTGATTTAGACGCTTAA
- a CDS encoding oligosaccharide flippase family protein — MGIVLNQSLKNTIITYLGFGVGAINTLYLYPVFLGATYYAVANYILSAANVIMPLFAIGMQNTLVKYYTQYKTEEERERFLSFTVLFPLLLCIPLGLIGLFYYDDIVYFVSKKNPVVNEFIWLIPFIGLCMAYFEIFYAWARVHMHSVFGNFIKEVGLRIFSLLALIAVYYKWITVVDFVYVTAGIYFLALIVTMWYAFRIKQPNFQFTIPQNVKEILEYTFYIILSGSVANLLLDGDKIMLNQYMLIDNIAYYSVATYIALVISVPSRAMHQIVYPITARLMHEDKHDELNELYKKTSINLQVVGGFVMLCIFVNINQMYELVPKEYSGGIVVVFMIGISKYFDLILGNNNAIIFNSKYYRMVLFLGLFLVFLTIALNMFFIPRYGILGSAFATLLSITLYSLAKLLFVVKRMHLYPFTKETVSSIVLTTAVFVAFYFWEFPMYPLIAITLKSILVTIVYLYLNYKFKISPEINGVLDTIYKRIKKN; from the coding sequence ATGGGAATCGTTTTAAATCAGTCGTTAAAAAACACTATCATAACCTATTTAGGATTTGGAGTAGGTGCTATCAATACCCTTTATTTGTACCCTGTATTTTTGGGTGCTACCTATTATGCCGTGGCCAATTATATTCTTTCGGCTGCTAATGTGATTATGCCTTTGTTTGCCATAGGGATGCAAAATACCTTGGTGAAATACTATACACAATACAAAACCGAAGAGGAAAGAGAGCGCTTTTTATCTTTTACTGTTTTGTTCCCGTTGTTGCTTTGTATACCGCTGGGATTAATAGGATTGTTTTATTATGATGACATAGTATATTTTGTTTCGAAGAAGAATCCTGTAGTCAATGAATTCATCTGGCTAATTCCTTTTATAGGTTTGTGTATGGCCTATTTTGAGATTTTTTATGCTTGGGCTAGGGTGCATATGCATTCTGTTTTTGGAAATTTCATCAAAGAAGTTGGATTACGTATCTTTTCACTTTTGGCATTAATAGCGGTTTATTACAAATGGATAACCGTAGTCGATTTTGTTTACGTTACCGCTGGAATTTATTTCTTGGCATTAATTGTGACCATGTGGTATGCTTTCCGCATCAAGCAGCCTAATTTTCAGTTTACAATACCTCAAAACGTAAAGGAAATTCTGGAATATACTTTTTACATTATCTTATCAGGTAGTGTGGCTAATTTGCTTTTAGATGGTGATAAAATCATGTTGAATCAATACATGTTGATTGATAATATTGCTTATTACTCCGTGGCAACATATATCGCATTGGTAATTTCAGTTCCAAGTCGTGCCATGCACCAAATCGTGTATCCCATTACCGCTAGATTAATGCACGAGGACAAACACGATGAATTGAATGAACTATACAAAAAAACGTCTATCAACTTACAAGTTGTAGGTGGTTTTGTGATGCTGTGTATTTTTGTCAACATCAACCAAATGTATGAGTTAGTCCCTAAAGAATATAGCGGCGGTATAGTTGTTGTTTTTATGATTGGAATATCGAAATATTTTGACTTGATTCTCGGAAATAACAATGCCATCATCTTCAATTCAAAATACTACCGAATGGTCTTGTTTCTAGGGCTTTTTCTAGTCTTTTTGACCATTGCACTCAATATGTTTTTTATTCCACGATACGGGATTTTAGGCTCAGCATTCGCCACTTTATTGTCGATTACTTTATACAGTTTGGCCAAATTACTTTTCGTAGTCAAACGCATGCATTTATACCCGTTTACCAAGGAAACTGTTTCCTCCATCGTTTTGACCACGGCGGTTTTTGTGGCATTCTATTTCTGGGAATTCCCCATGTATCCATTAATCGCAATCACTTTAAAATCGATTTTAGTAACCATCGTTTATTTGTATTTGAACTATAAATTCAAAATTTCTCCCGAAATCAATGGTGTTTTGGATACCATTTACAAAAGAATAAAAAAGAACTAA
- a CDS encoding Cof-type HAD-IIB family hydrolase, whose protein sequence is MQIFNDIKVIITDLDGTLLNPSHAISDYTQSVFRELHKQNYLIIVATGRHHLDAMPLIEPLGFPVYLVTSNGARIHSPKKELLFAFDIKSETIKSVMSLGISSEFTTVLFKEDVWYTNKHNEKLNDFQPKLNYLPQIVNYDEVEDLSTIKMFFTHEEHTKLLELRDFILEKHANLLSHAFSLPLCLEFMDLSVDKSVAIAKVLEIENYSFQQAISFGDGFNDERMLTSTAKGLIMGNAPDSLKTKLPELEVILTNAEDGVAQYLSQNILNK, encoded by the coding sequence ATGCAAATCTTTAATGATATCAAAGTAATTATTACCGACTTAGACGGAACCTTGTTAAATCCTTCACATGCCATTTCGGACTATACTCAGTCAGTATTTCGGGAACTACACAAGCAAAATTATTTAATCATTGTTGCTACAGGAAGACATCATCTAGACGCTATGCCGTTAATAGAACCTTTAGGTTTTCCTGTTTATCTAGTAACTTCAAATGGCGCCCGAATTCATTCACCAAAAAAAGAATTGTTATTTGCTTTTGATATAAAAAGTGAGACTATTAAATCGGTAATGTCTTTAGGAATTTCTTCTGAGTTTACGACGGTTTTGTTTAAGGAAGACGTTTGGTACACTAATAAGCATAACGAAAAACTAAATGATTTCCAGCCAAAACTGAATTATTTGCCACAAATAGTCAACTATGATGAAGTGGAAGATTTGAGTACTATAAAAATGTTTTTTACTCATGAAGAACATACGAAACTGCTAGAGTTACGTGATTTTATTTTAGAAAAACATGCCAACCTTCTTTCACATGCTTTTAGTTTGCCATTATGTTTGGAGTTCATGGACCTTTCGGTTGATAAAAGTGTGGCGATTGCCAAAGTATTAGAAATAGAAAACTACAGCTTCCAACAAGCGATTTCTTTTGGTGATGGATTCAATGATGAACGTATGCTAACTTCGACAGCCAAAGGCTTGATAATGGGAAATGCACCGGATAGTTTGAAAACAAAATTACCAGAGTTGGAAGTTATTTTGACAAATGCAGAAGATGGTGTAGCGCAGTATTTGTCTCAAAACATCTTGAATAAATAA
- a CDS encoding YfhO family protein has protein sequence MKIIHKLYPHALAIIGFVLVSLIYFYPVLQGKQIFQSDIAQYTGMAKEQNDFRASDHIEPYWTDAAFGGMPTYQLGAKYPHDYIGAIDDAIRFLPRPADYLFLYFLGFYGLLLVLKIDPLKAFFGAIAFGFSTYLIIILGVGHNAKAHAIGYMPMVIAGFLLVYQKRYILGGLVTLFATALEISANHFQMTYYLLIFLLILSGYYTYQAIKDKEVNELFKSFGVLIIAGILAIGANATNLLATAEYADFSTRGKSELTFNPDGSANTNSSALSRQYITEYSYGIAESLNLIAPRLFGGSNNENVGVDSYMYQFMVSQGVPDNQAADFVTGMPTYWGDQPIVAAPAYIGIVVFFFAVLALFIDERKIKYVFLSGAIVALLLSWGKNFPALTDFFIDYVPLYNKFRAVSSIQVILELCFPVLAIMGLQSFFKLTKDEQQKGLLQSAAVGFGIIIVLLLCKGMFSFTGGSDAYYLESYGPEFVEALKTDRKSLYSADLLRSGFLILLVVGTLWLFMKNKMTQKTAIIVVALFMVSDLFFVAKKYVSAKDFVSGREVAVPFQETPSDSEILKDTTHYRVFEVNGNFSSARASYFHKSIGGYHAAKPRRIQQLFDYQISKNNMEVLNMLNVKYVIQTDKEGKEFPTINPNANGNAWFVHDIKLVNKANDEMKALDKLNTKVAAIFNIQIYGDKFKNVRLKRNLDTTGTIQLEKYKPNYLKYTAETKKEGLAVFSEIYYEKGWNAYIDGELTDHFPVNYVLRAMMVPAGKHTIEFKFEPDVIKTGSTITLISSGIILLLLIGGVYYERKKKVHQEDK, from the coding sequence TTGAAAATTATACATAAGTTATACCCGCATGCTCTTGCCATTATTGGTTTTGTTTTAGTTTCCCTTATTTATTTTTACCCTGTACTTCAAGGAAAACAAATTTTTCAATCGGACATTGCTCAATATACGGGTATGGCCAAGGAACAGAACGACTTTAGAGCTTCTGACCATATAGAGCCTTATTGGACAGATGCCGCTTTTGGAGGAATGCCTACTTATCAGCTAGGGGCAAAATACCCACATGATTACATTGGTGCTATTGATGATGCAATTCGTTTTTTACCGCGTCCAGCCGATTACTTATTTCTGTACTTTCTTGGTTTTTATGGATTATTGTTAGTTCTAAAAATTGATCCACTCAAAGCTTTTTTTGGCGCCATTGCCTTCGGTTTTTCGACCTATTTAATTATTATTTTAGGTGTTGGTCACAACGCCAAAGCTCATGCTATTGGCTATATGCCTATGGTGATTGCTGGTTTTTTATTGGTCTATCAAAAACGATATATCCTTGGAGGTTTAGTGACACTTTTCGCTACAGCCTTGGAGATTAGTGCGAATCACTTTCAGATGACCTACTATTTGTTGATTTTCTTATTGATTCTTTCGGGCTATTATACTTATCAAGCGATAAAAGATAAAGAGGTAAATGAATTGTTTAAGTCTTTTGGAGTACTAATTATTGCTGGAATTTTAGCTATTGGTGCCAATGCAACCAACTTATTAGCGACTGCTGAATATGCCGATTTTAGTACTAGGGGGAAAAGTGAATTGACTTTTAACCCTGATGGTTCAGCCAATACTAATTCAAGTGCACTTTCTAGACAATACATCACCGAATACAGTTACGGAATAGCAGAAAGTCTGAATTTGATTGCTCCACGATTATTTGGAGGGTCAAATAATGAAAACGTTGGTGTTGATAGTTATATGTATCAGTTTATGGTTTCACAAGGCGTACCTGATAATCAAGCAGCCGACTTTGTTACGGGAATGCCAACCTACTGGGGTGACCAACCTATTGTTGCTGCTCCAGCTTACATTGGAATTGTGGTTTTCTTTTTCGCTGTTTTAGCTTTATTCATTGATGAACGCAAAATAAAATATGTTTTCCTTTCTGGAGCTATTGTGGCTTTGCTGCTTTCTTGGGGAAAAAACTTCCCAGCGCTAACGGATTTCTTTATTGACTATGTACCCTTGTACAATAAGTTTAGAGCGGTTTCTTCGATTCAAGTAATTTTAGAATTGTGTTTTCCAGTGTTGGCCATCATGGGATTACAATCGTTTTTCAAACTGACTAAAGACGAGCAACAAAAGGGATTGCTTCAAAGCGCTGCTGTTGGGTTTGGAATTATTATCGTTTTACTATTATGCAAAGGGATGTTCAGTTTTACTGGAGGTAGCGATGCTTATTATTTAGAATCCTATGGTCCTGAATTTGTTGAAGCCCTAAAAACAGATAGAAAGAGTTTATACAGCGCCGACTTATTGCGTTCTGGATTTTTAATTCTATTGGTTGTTGGAACGCTATGGTTGTTTATGAAGAATAAAATGACTCAAAAAACAGCTATTATTGTCGTAGCCTTATTTATGGTTTCGGACTTGTTTTTTGTGGCCAAAAAATATGTTTCTGCCAAGGATTTTGTGAGTGGGAGAGAAGTAGCAGTTCCTTTTCAAGAAACCCCTTCAGACAGTGAAATATTAAAAGATACCACGCATTATAGAGTGTTTGAAGTAAATGGTAATTTCTCAAGTGCGAGAGCTTCTTATTTTCATAAGTCTATTGGTGGATACCACGCAGCAAAACCAAGAAGAATTCAGCAGTTATTTGATTATCAAATTTCCAAAAACAATATGGAAGTTTTGAATATGTTGAATGTAAAATACGTTATTCAAACGGATAAAGAAGGAAAAGAATTCCCAACCATCAATCCGAACGCTAATGGAAATGCTTGGTTTGTTCACGATATCAAATTAGTGAATAAGGCCAATGACGAAATGAAAGCTTTGGATAAATTAAATACTAAAGTTGCGGCAATTTTTAATATTCAAATTTATGGTGATAAGTTTAAAAATGTACGTTTAAAAAGAAATTTAGACACCACTGGAACGATTCAGTTAGAAAAATATAAGCCAAATTATTTGAAATATACAGCAGAAACTAAAAAAGAAGGTTTAGCTGTTTTCTCTGAGATTTATTATGAAAAAGGATGGAATGCTTATATTGATGGAGAATTAACGGATCATTTTCCTGTAAATTATGTTCTTAGAGCGATGATGGTGCCAGCAGGAAAACATACAATCGAATTCAAATTTGAACCTGATGTAATTAAAACAGGTAGCACGATTACTTTGATAAGCTCAGGAATTATCTTGTTACTATTGATTGGTGGGGTTTATTATGAAAGAAAGAAGAAGGTCCATCAAGAAGATAAATAA
- a CDS encoding GTP cyclohydrolase has product MITITEAKTKKELTDYIKFPFELYKDNAYWVPPIIADELETFDKTKNPAFDNAEAYFYIASRDGKIVGRIAAIINWEEVNNQQKKKIRFGWFDVIDDIEVTKALLEKVYELGQKNGLEYVEGPMGFSNLDKVGVLTEGYDQIGTMVTWYNHPYYVSHFEQLGYVTEKEYIESKFPFKNVKLEYFDKAQELIKRRYQLKALSFKKTKDVMPYVDKMFDLFNASYASLSSFVAISDVQKEYFKKKYISFINPEYIKFVEDKDHNIVAFAIVMPSFSKALQKAKGKLFPFGFWHLLNARKNSKEVTFYLIGVHPEYQNKGVHAIIFKEYHTTFAEKNIETCIRTPELADNIAIQLLWKNFDPKVICRRKTYRKEL; this is encoded by the coding sequence ATGATCACAATTACAGAAGCTAAAACTAAAAAAGAACTTACTGACTATATTAAATTCCCTTTCGAATTATACAAAGACAATGCTTATTGGGTTCCGCCTATTATTGCAGACGAACTAGAAACTTTTGACAAAACCAAAAACCCCGCTTTTGACAATGCAGAAGCTTATTTTTATATTGCTTCACGTGATGGCAAAATTGTTGGCCGAATTGCTGCCATCATCAACTGGGAGGAAGTCAACAACCAACAGAAAAAGAAAATACGTTTTGGCTGGTTTGATGTAATTGATGATATCGAAGTAACCAAAGCTTTACTAGAAAAAGTATATGAATTAGGACAGAAAAATGGTTTAGAATATGTTGAAGGCCCTATGGGCTTTTCAAACTTAGATAAAGTAGGCGTGCTTACGGAAGGGTATGACCAAATAGGAACGATGGTTACTTGGTACAACCACCCTTATTATGTGTCTCATTTTGAACAATTAGGTTATGTAACCGAGAAAGAATACATCGAGAGTAAGTTTCCATTTAAAAATGTAAAACTAGAATATTTTGACAAAGCACAAGAGCTTATCAAAAGACGTTACCAACTCAAAGCCTTAAGTTTTAAGAAAACCAAAGACGTTATGCCTTATGTCGATAAGATGTTTGATTTATTCAATGCCTCTTATGCTAGTTTGTCATCGTTTGTAGCGATATCCGATGTGCAAAAAGAATATTTCAAGAAAAAATACATTAGCTTCATCAATCCCGAATACATCAAATTTGTAGAGGATAAAGACCACAACATCGTCGCTTTTGCCATTGTGATGCCAAGCTTCTCTAAGGCCTTACAAAAAGCCAAGGGTAAACTATTTCCTTTTGGTTTCTGGCATTTATTAAACGCCCGAAAAAACAGCAAAGAAGTAACCTTTTACCTGATTGGCGTACACCCTGAATACCAAAACAAAGGCGTTCATGCCATCATCTTCAAAGAGTACCACACCACTTTTGCCGAAAAAAATATCGAAACCTGTATTCGCACACCTGAATTAGCTGATAATATCGCCATCCAATTGTTGTGGAAAAATTTTGATCCTAAGGTTATCTGCCGTAGAAAAACGTATCGAAAAGAGCTTTAA
- a CDS encoding glycosyltransferase family 4 protein gives MESKKLLIITYYWPPAGGPGVQRWLKFVKYLPDFGVQPIVYIPENPTYPIVDENLVSDVSDKAVVIRKPIFEPYQLASFLSKNKTKKISSGIIPNKKKQSFLDKLFLWIRGNLFIPDARVFWVKPSVAFLEKYIVENNIDTIVTSGPPHSLHLIGLELKQKLAIKWFADFRDPWTTIGYHKSLRLSSFAAKKHKRLEHQVLNTADTIIVTSKTTKTEFQAITTKPIAVITNGYDVEPVANQVLDAKFTLAHIGSFLSERNPKILWESLVELIAEVPNFKEQVEIKLIGAVSQEVLETITQFGLNNYLNNLGYVSHEQAIVHQKKSQVLLLIEIDSEDTKSIIPGKLFEYMVSNRPIVAIGPAGSDFAEIITGTNTGQFFEYTEKERLKSVILDLYNQFLEGKLQSHGIGLQKYSRKNLTKELVNLLNTNS, from the coding sequence TTGGAATCAAAAAAACTTTTAATTATTACCTATTATTGGCCACCTGCAGGAGGACCAGGAGTTCAACGTTGGCTGAAATTTGTAAAATACTTACCTGACTTTGGGGTACAACCTATTGTCTATATACCTGAGAATCCCACTTATCCTATTGTAGACGAAAATCTTGTTAGTGATGTTTCGGATAAGGCGGTTGTTATTAGGAAACCTATTTTTGAACCGTACCAATTGGCTTCTTTTTTATCGAAGAATAAAACCAAGAAAATTAGTTCGGGGATTATTCCCAATAAAAAGAAACAAAGTTTTTTAGATAAATTATTTCTTTGGATACGCGGGAACCTTTTTATTCCAGATGCCCGTGTGTTTTGGGTAAAACCTTCGGTTGCTTTTTTAGAGAAATATATTGTCGAGAATAATATTGATACTATTGTAACCTCAGGGCCACCACACAGTTTGCATTTAATAGGATTAGAATTAAAACAGAAATTGGCTATCAAATGGTTCGCTGATTTTCGTGACCCTTGGACTACTATTGGATATCATAAATCTTTGCGTTTATCCTCTTTTGCAGCTAAGAAACACAAGCGTTTAGAGCACCAAGTTTTAAATACTGCCGATACGATTATTGTAACCAGTAAAACCACAAAAACCGAATTTCAAGCCATAACAACAAAACCTATTGCTGTTATTACAAATGGCTATGATGTGGAGCCAGTTGCTAATCAAGTTTTGGACGCTAAATTTACCTTGGCGCATATCGGTTCGTTTTTATCGGAACGAAATCCTAAAATTTTATGGGAGTCTTTAGTTGAGTTAATCGCTGAAGTTCCTAATTTCAAAGAACAAGTCGAAATCAAATTGATTGGTGCCGTAAGCCAAGAGGTATTGGAAACCATCACACAATTTGGTTTAAATAATTATTTGAATAACCTAGGTTATGTTTCTCATGAACAAGCCATTGTACATCAAAAAAAATCTCAGGTTTTATTACTTATCGAAATAGATTCCGAAGATACGAAGAGCATTATCCCAGGAAAATTATTCGAATACATGGTTTCTAACCGTCCTATTGTTGCCATTGGACCAGCAGGTTCTGATTTCGCCGAAATCATCACTGGGACTAATACAGGACAATTCTTTGAATATACTGAAAAGGAACGCTTAAAAAGTGTAATTTTGGACCTTTATAATCAGTTTTTGGAAGGGAAATTACAATCACACGGAATTGGATTGCAAAAATATTCCAGAAAGAATCTCACTAAAGAATTGGTAAATCTTCTAAATACCAACTCCTAA